One part of the Oncorhynchus clarkii lewisi isolate Uvic-CL-2024 chromosome 7, UVic_Ocla_1.0, whole genome shotgun sequence genome encodes these proteins:
- the LOC139413492 gene encoding succinate dehydrogenase [ubiquinone] iron-sulfur subunit, mitochondrial isoform X2: MSVVCLLSLGRCSTVAFRSSTGMVAVRYAQTAAATAPQPRVKKFQVYRWDPDTVGDKPRMQTFEIDLNTCGPMVLDALIKIKNEMDGTLTFRRSCREGICGSCAMNINGGNTLACLNKIDTNTSKATKIYPLPHMYVVKDLVPDMSNFYAQYKSIEPYLKKKDETNEGKEQYHQTVEDRQKLAYRWMIDSRDEFTEERLSKLQDPFSLYRCHTIMNCTKTCPKGLNPGKAIAEIKKMMATYKEKKSAVA; this comes from the exons ATGTCGGTCGTTTGTCTATTGTCTTTGGGTCGCTGTAGTACGGTGGCATTCCGTTCTTCCACTGGAATGGTG GCGGTTCGGTACGCCCAGACAGCGGCGGCCACAGCACCCCAGCCCAGAGTCAAGAAGTTCCAGGTGTACCGCTGGGACCCAGACACGGTGGGGGATAAGCCCCGCATGCAGACCTTTGAGATTGATCTCAACAC CTGTGGCCCCATGGTATTGGACGCCCTCATCAAGATAAAGAATGAGATGGACGGCACTCTGACCTTCCGTCGCTCCTGCAGAGAGG GTATCTGTGGATCCTGTGCAATGAACATCAATGGAGGCAACACACTGGCCTGTCTGAACAAGATTGACACCAACACCAGCAAGGCTACCAAGATCTACCCTCTGCCACACATGTATGTGGTCAAAGATCTGGTCCCT GACATGAGTAATTTCTATGCTCAGTACAAGTCAATCGAGCCCTAcctgaagaagaaggatgagacAAATGAGGGAAAGGAACAATACCATCAGACTGTGGAGGACAGACAAAAACTG GCCTACCGTTGGATGATCGACTCGAGAGACGAGTTCACAGAGGAGCGTCTCTCCAAGCTGCAggatcctttctctctctaccgctgTCACACCATCATGAACTGCACTAAGACCTGCCCCAAG GGCCTGAACCCAGGGAAGGCGATTGCAGAGATTAAGAAGATGATGGCCACTTACAAGGAGAAGAAATCAGCTGTTGCTTGA
- the LOC139413492 gene encoding succinate dehydrogenase [ubiquinone] iron-sulfur subunit, mitochondrial isoform X1: MSVVCLLSLGRCSTVAFRSSTGMVAVRYAQTAAATAPQPRVKKFQVYRWDPDTVGDKPRMQTFEIDLNTCGPMVLDALIKIKNEMDGTLTFRRSCREGICGSCAMNINGGNTLACLNKIDTNTSKATKIYPLPHMYVVKDLVPDMSNFYAQYKSIEPYLKKKDETNEGKEQYHQTVEDRQKLDGLYECILCACCSTSCPSYWWNGDKYLGPAVLMQAYRWMIDSRDEFTEERLSKLQDPFSLYRCHTIMNCTKTCPKGLNPGKAIAEIKKMMATYKEKKSAVA, encoded by the exons ATGTCGGTCGTTTGTCTATTGTCTTTGGGTCGCTGTAGTACGGTGGCATTCCGTTCTTCCACTGGAATGGTG GCGGTTCGGTACGCCCAGACAGCGGCGGCCACAGCACCCCAGCCCAGAGTCAAGAAGTTCCAGGTGTACCGCTGGGACCCAGACACGGTGGGGGATAAGCCCCGCATGCAGACCTTTGAGATTGATCTCAACAC CTGTGGCCCCATGGTATTGGACGCCCTCATCAAGATAAAGAATGAGATGGACGGCACTCTGACCTTCCGTCGCTCCTGCAGAGAGG GTATCTGTGGATCCTGTGCAATGAACATCAATGGAGGCAACACACTGGCCTGTCTGAACAAGATTGACACCAACACCAGCAAGGCTACCAAGATCTACCCTCTGCCACACATGTATGTGGTCAAAGATCTGGTCCCT GACATGAGTAATTTCTATGCTCAGTACAAGTCAATCGAGCCCTAcctgaagaagaaggatgagacAAATGAGGGAAAGGAACAATACCATCAGACTGTGGAGGACAGACAAAAACTG gACGGGCTGTATGAATGTATTCTGTGTGCGTGCTGCAGCACCAGCTGCCCCAGCTACTGGTGGAATGGAGACAAGTACCTGGGACCTGCTGTCCTTATGCAG GCCTACCGTTGGATGATCGACTCGAGAGACGAGTTCACAGAGGAGCGTCTCTCCAAGCTGCAggatcctttctctctctaccgctgTCACACCATCATGAACTGCACTAAGACCTGCCCCAAG GGCCTGAACCCAGGGAAGGCGATTGCAGAGATTAAGAAGATGATGGCCACTTACAAGGAGAAGAAATCAGCTGTTGCTTGA